The genomic DNA CTTCCGCTTTTTCCGGGCCGGTGTTTTGTCTTTACGTACCGGTTCTTTCTGGTTTGTCTTGATCACCACGACGTCCGTTTCTTTTTTGGGGACTTCCACACCCACGTCGTAATCGTAAAGGTGATACTCTTCTATGATCCTGATCAAACGCTGGGCATATTGCGGATTCGTGGCATATCCCGCTTTTTTAAGTCCGTGTGCCCATGCTTTATAGTCGGTAACGGGCAGATCGAAGAGAAAGGCGTAGCGGGATTTATTCTTCAGAAAGGCGGCGTGATCATGATAAGACTCCTGAACGGAATCATATTTTCGGAAACACTCATGCCGCGAATCATCATTCTCATGGATGGTTTTTCCTTTCCAGTCGCTATGGCACTTGATCCCGAAATGATTGTTGCCTTTGACGGCAAGTCTGCTGTTGCCATTGCCTGACTCGAGCATGCCCTGGGAAAGGGTGATGCTGGCAGGTACGCCCATCTCCTTCATGTTGGCTATGGCCATATCCCGGAATCTTTCGATGTAATCGTTGGCCGTCATCTGCTGACCTGCCACTCCGGAAAATGCCAGTGACATCAGAGAAAAAAAGACGATATATGATCCGATCCTCTTCATAACCCATAAAATTACGACAGCCTGAGTGCCTCCGGAGACCGGCAAAGATCAGGTTTTTCACAGGGCATTGTTCATTTGTCCGGGCGACGAATGCCCCACCGCTCCTCAAAGCCTAGCCATCCCTGTAGTCCACCGGTGTGGATGGCCAGCACCCGGATACCCTCTGGCAACAAGCCGGATAACGCTTTTTTCTCCAACCCAAGCATCATTTTGGAGGTATAGACCGGGTCCAGAAGCACACCTGTACTGTCATAAAACGAGGTGATGTACTCCAAAAGTTCAGGGGTCCACTTCGCATAACCACCGTAAGGATCGTGGGTCGTTACCTCCCATGTGCATGATATGTTCTC from Flavobacteriales bacterium includes the following:
- a CDS encoding glucosaminidase domain-containing protein codes for the protein MKRIGSYIVFFSLMSLAFSGVAGQQMTANDYIERFRDMAIANMKEMGVPASITLSQGMLESGNGNSRLAVKGNNHFGIKCHSDWKGKTIHENDDSRHECFRKYDSVQESYHDHAAFLKNKSRYAFLFDLPVTDYKAWAHGLKKAGYATNPQYAQRLIRIIEEYHLYDYDVGVEVPKKETDVVVIKTNQKEPVRKDKTPARKKRKMDGEGSAIVGEVGLSAQREVAYNNHTPYVIAKKGDTFYRISKEFDMDLWQIHKYNDFEKDHVLKEGEKIYIKPKRRRVPESAHIAVAGETLHDISQKYGIKLKHLARYNNFQKDEVLKEGQKVLLRKPS